In Microscilla marina ATCC 23134, one genomic interval encodes:
- a CDS encoding sensor histidine kinase translates to MKKLCFLLLYALLPFASHAQKYTVPFHQLSPNDGLSQGYVKTMFQDSRGFMWFGTRDGLNRYDGYEFKVYKKVLGDSCSLNSNVILSLAEDSGGKLWIGAVGGLYRFDPLTECFEHFQDTLSKKVPRIFSIYIDAKGLLWLGTRHLGLQVFNPATRHFTSFGLPKSEIQQITENASQRYLWLLTDNPAQRVEIFDKEQRKIVTSQYPLKSMGHSPVQAAQSPDGKHYVYQLGKDLSQIIRFNPLTGKTQTFQIPPAPCGVARDQQLAFRRIYHFFVDKQGFFWQFTPQGLLCFDLQKQQLKGCYNFSPTATVENLNLLVDRSGLVWISTAGQGVGVFHPKAGRVQNFSPKKNAPYSLSFKGVRVIHEDTHKRLWVGGYTGLDVFAPNVAEVHHFAGNLQQSDKLLHGLNAEAICEDADGQLWVAAFAEGLFRLDYDHGRLMRVVPKDTVMRLHYIFDIITGVAPHTLWLSTSRGLQKLDTRTHSYTFYKHESGNPRSLPLGFLFALYRDQKGTMWVGSEQGGFARFDTTTQTFTRFTHQPGKANSLSHNNVHAFYEDKAGNFWIATGGGGLNLFDREKLTFKHYTQKDGLPNNVVNGILEDEEGNLWLSTNQGIAKFDPQAETFINFDQRDGLQANEFNRHAYFKNKDGRMFFGGVNGVSAFYPQDLKKNEFVPPIVITKFKKLNQEISLCQVINEEQELELSHKDAIISFEFAALNFYQSDKNQYAYKLEGLHKEWVQLGTHRDITFANLAPGSYTLRVKAANNDGVWNEQGLTLKIRVTPPWWATTWFRLGAVLLILLVIVMGYSWRLQQAKRTRLQLEQLVDERTRELKKLNHTKDRFFGIIAHDLRGPLASFQQVNYLLNHYIKKQDMEKVQTVSEQIDTTAKKLNRLLNNLLDWAMVQQNSVIPQPEELDLHQQVQDCMAVYQGSLDLHQIQIENKVPEGQVLWADPHSVTSLIQNLIGNATKFTPDGGNIEVTAQYRDDELVLAIKDSGVGMDAATLKQMFELSGKKSREGLRGEQGVGLGLTLCQEFARLNNATLTADSQPNEGTTFYVTFREQKTPINQQNASTLLEG, encoded by the coding sequence ATGAAGAAATTATGTTTTCTATTGCTATATGCTTTGTTGCCTTTTGCCAGTCATGCCCAAAAATACACCGTTCCTTTTCACCAACTTTCTCCTAATGATGGCTTATCTCAGGGGTATGTAAAGACCATGTTTCAGGATAGTCGTGGCTTTATGTGGTTTGGTACCCGTGATGGGCTCAACCGCTATGATGGCTACGAGTTTAAGGTCTATAAAAAGGTTTTGGGAGATAGCTGCAGCCTGAATAGTAATGTCATACTTTCTTTGGCAGAAGACTCTGGCGGCAAACTTTGGATAGGAGCTGTAGGAGGATTGTATCGTTTCGACCCTTTGACAGAATGCTTTGAACATTTTCAGGATACTTTATCTAAAAAAGTGCCTCGTATTTTTAGTATTTATATTGATGCAAAAGGTTTACTTTGGTTGGGCACCCGACACTTGGGGCTTCAGGTTTTTAATCCTGCCACCCGGCATTTTACTTCTTTTGGGCTCCCTAAAAGCGAAATTCAACAAATTACTGAAAACGCTTCCCAACGTTATTTATGGCTTTTGACTGATAACCCAGCTCAAAGAGTAGAAATATTCGATAAGGAGCAACGAAAAATTGTTACGTCCCAGTACCCTTTAAAGTCGATGGGTCACTCGCCTGTTCAGGCGGCGCAAAGTCCAGATGGCAAACATTATGTGTACCAATTGGGCAAAGACCTAAGTCAGATAATACGTTTTAATCCTCTAACTGGCAAAACCCAAACTTTTCAAATACCGCCTGCTCCTTGTGGTGTTGCCCGTGATCAGCAGCTTGCCTTCAGGCGAATATATCATTTCTTTGTAGATAAACAGGGCTTTTTTTGGCAATTTACCCCTCAGGGTTTATTGTGTTTTGACCTGCAAAAACAACAACTGAAGGGGTGTTATAATTTTTCGCCAACTGCTACAGTCGAAAATCTAAACTTGTTGGTAGACCGTTCGGGGTTGGTATGGATCAGCACGGCTGGACAAGGCGTAGGAGTGTTTCACCCTAAGGCAGGCAGGGTTCAAAATTTTTCGCCCAAAAAAAATGCCCCCTATAGTTTAAGCTTCAAAGGGGTAAGGGTTATTCATGAGGATACACACAAGCGACTTTGGGTGGGCGGGTATACTGGCTTAGATGTTTTTGCCCCAAACGTTGCCGAAGTTCATCATTTTGCTGGTAATTTGCAGCAGTCTGATAAATTACTACATGGGCTCAATGCTGAGGCTATTTGTGAAGACGCTGATGGGCAGTTATGGGTAGCCGCTTTTGCCGAGGGATTGTTTAGGTTGGATTATGACCATGGTCGGCTTATGCGGGTAGTCCCTAAAGATACGGTGATGCGATTACATTATATTTTTGACATCATTACAGGAGTTGCCCCTCATACGCTGTGGCTGTCTACCAGCCGAGGGCTACAAAAATTAGATACTCGCACCCACTCTTACACTTTTTATAAACATGAGTCGGGCAACCCACGCAGCCTTCCTTTGGGCTTCCTGTTTGCTTTATACCGCGACCAAAAAGGCACTATGTGGGTAGGTTCAGAGCAAGGTGGTTTTGCCCGTTTCGACACCACTACTCAAACATTTACCCGGTTTACCCATCAACCTGGCAAAGCCAACAGCTTAAGTCATAACAATGTCCATGCGTTTTACGAAGACAAGGCGGGTAACTTTTGGATCGCTACCGGAGGCGGAGGGCTCAACCTTTTTGACCGCGAAAAACTTACCTTTAAACATTATACCCAAAAGGACGGGTTGCCCAATAATGTAGTCAATGGTATTTTAGAAGATGAAGAAGGCAACCTATGGTTGAGCACCAACCAGGGCATTGCTAAGTTTGACCCCCAAGCCGAGACTTTTATCAATTTTGACCAGCGCGATGGTTTGCAAGCCAATGAGTTTAACCGCCATGCGTATTTTAAAAACAAAGATGGCAGGATGTTTTTTGGGGGAGTGAATGGGGTCAGTGCTTTTTACCCACAAGATTTGAAAAAGAACGAGTTTGTACCCCCCATAGTGATTACCAAATTTAAAAAGTTGAATCAGGAAATTTCGCTTTGCCAGGTAATAAATGAGGAACAGGAGTTAGAGCTATCTCATAAAGATGCCATTATCTCTTTTGAATTTGCTGCGTTAAATTTTTACCAAAGTGATAAAAACCAATATGCCTACAAACTAGAGGGCTTGCACAAAGAATGGGTACAACTGGGTACTCACCGAGACATTACTTTTGCCAATCTGGCTCCTGGTAGTTATACCCTGCGAGTAAAAGCTGCCAACAACGATGGGGTTTGGAATGAGCAAGGGCTTACACTCAAAATAAGGGTAACCCCTCCCTGGTGGGCTACTACCTGGTTTCGGTTAGGGGCGGTTTTGCTTATCCTGTTAGTCATAGTAATGGGTTATAGTTGGCGGTTGCAGCAAGCCAAACGAACAAGACTGCAACTGGAGCAGTTGGTAGACGAACGTACCAGGGAGTTAAAAAAACTAAACCACACCAAAGATCGCTTTTTTGGCATTATAGCCCATGACCTAAGGGGACCACTGGCTTCGTTTCAGCAGGTCAACTATTTGCTCAATCATTATATCAAAAAACAAGACATGGAAAAGGTACAAACCGTAAGTGAGCAAATTGATACCACCGCCAAAAAACTTAACCGACTGCTCAACAATTTATTGGATTGGGCAATGGTGCAGCAAAATAGTGTAATTCCCCAACCAGAAGAACTCGACCTACACCAACAAGTACAAGATTGTATGGCAGTTTACCAGGGAAGCCTCGATTTACACCAAATACAAATAGAGAATAAGGTACCCGAAGGACAAGTTTTATGGGCAGATCCTCATTCGGTCACCAGTTTGATACAAAACCTCATTGGCAATGCCACCAAGTTTACCCCTGACGGAGGCAATATTGAAGTTACTGCTCAATATAGAGACGATGAACTGGTGCTTGCCATCAAAGATTCTGGAGTAGGCATGGATGCTGCTACCCTGAAGCAAATGTTTGAGCTAAGTGGTAAAAAAAGCAGGGAAGGGCTCAGGGGCGAACAAGGCGTGGGGCTGGGGCTTACGTTGTGTCAGGAGTTTGCCCGCCTCAACAATGCCACCCTCACCGCAGATAGCCAGCCAAACGAGGGCACTACTTTTTATGTGACTTTTCGGGAGCAGAAAACGCCAATCAATCAACAAAATGCTTCGACATTGTTGGAAGGTTAA